Proteins encoded within one genomic window of Nonomuraea gerenzanensis:
- a CDS encoding GNAT family N-acetyltransferase produces the protein MISAGPLILRPPVADDAESMVKMCDDPVTARFMPLLPQPYGRGDALAYLRGVPVRWEEGGAQYAITAGGRMSGLVWLGPPDRWGTAEAGYLVAPWARGGGVAATAVRALTDWAFDQGVRRVELQVEVENVASLRAAYRAGFCEEGRRREARRLRDGRPADYVLLARLRGEAAPAVEPYLPLLADGELSDGVVRLVPMAPGDAADYQRMMAEPSVAAYSVTPPVSLEDAERRCRYTGYWWLSGQRAELAVKDAGSGAFAGHIQLTQVIPPLGQAMIGYSLVPAFRGRGFMTRSVRLLVDWAFAHTALHRIVAGTDVDNSASHAVLERSGFQREGVQRELLPQPDGTRADDLQWVRLRPAGVPVP, from the coding sequence GTGATCTCGGCCGGCCCCCTGATCCTCCGCCCCCCGGTGGCGGACGATGCCGAGTCGATGGTGAAGATGTGTGACGATCCGGTGACGGCACGGTTCATGCCGCTGTTGCCGCAGCCGTACGGGCGCGGCGACGCGCTCGCCTACCTGCGCGGGGTGCCCGTCCGGTGGGAGGAGGGCGGGGCGCAGTACGCGATCACGGCGGGCGGGCGGATGTCCGGCCTGGTGTGGCTGGGCCCTCCTGACCGGTGGGGCACGGCGGAGGCCGGCTACCTGGTGGCGCCGTGGGCGCGGGGCGGCGGCGTGGCGGCGACCGCGGTGCGCGCGCTGACCGACTGGGCCTTCGACCAGGGGGTGCGCCGGGTCGAGCTGCAGGTGGAGGTCGAGAACGTGGCGAGCCTGCGGGCGGCGTACCGCGCGGGCTTCTGCGAGGAGGGGCGGCGGCGGGAGGCCAGGCGGCTGCGTGACGGGCGCCCGGCCGACTACGTGCTGCTCGCCAGGCTCCGGGGGGAGGCGGCGCCGGCGGTGGAGCCGTACCTGCCGCTGCTGGCGGACGGCGAGCTGAGCGACGGCGTGGTGCGGCTGGTGCCGATGGCGCCCGGCGACGCCGCCGACTACCAGCGGATGATGGCCGAGCCCAGCGTGGCGGCCTACTCCGTGACGCCGCCCGTCTCCCTGGAGGACGCCGAGCGGCGCTGCCGCTACACCGGCTACTGGTGGCTGTCGGGCCAGCGGGCGGAGCTGGCGGTCAAGGACGCGGGCTCGGGCGCCTTCGCCGGGCACATCCAGCTCACGCAGGTGATCCCGCCGCTCGGCCAGGCCATGATCGGCTACTCGCTGGTGCCCGCCTTCCGCGGCCGCGGCTTCATGACGCGGTCGGTGCGGCTGCTGGTCGACTGGGCGTTCGCGCACACGGCCCTGCACCGGATCGTGGCCGGCACCGACGTGGACAACTCGGCCTCGCACGCGGTGCTGGAGCGGTCCGGCTTCCAGCGCGAAGGGGTGCAGCGGGAGCTGCTGCCGCAGCCGGACGGCACGCGGGCGGACGATCTCCAGTGGGTACGGCTGCGCCCCGCCGGGGTTCCCGTGCCGTAG
- a CDS encoding SDR family oxidoreductase, which translates to MRMLIVGGSGFLGGELVRRCATAGHEVGATYLTRPGPQEQATWLPLDVRARQDVAGVFDAFAPEVTINAAYRQADWATTADGAAHVAAGVARVGGRLVHVSSDVVFSGGEHRYDETSPPDPITPYGAAKAAAETAVRALLPGAAIARTSLILGHGRSGHEALVRSLAAGVGEGVLFTDDVRCPVHVGDLGAALVEVAERGLAGVLHVAGADAVSRYELGVLVARRDGLDAARLRTGRRADAGVPGPLEVRLDCSATQRRLATRLRGAREFLATSDAS; encoded by the coding sequence ATGAGGATGCTGATCGTGGGCGGGAGCGGGTTCCTAGGCGGCGAGCTCGTACGGCGCTGCGCCACCGCCGGCCACGAGGTGGGAGCCACCTACCTCACCCGCCCCGGACCCCAGGAACAGGCGACCTGGCTGCCCCTGGACGTGCGCGCGAGGCAGGACGTGGCCGGCGTGTTCGACGCGTTCGCCCCCGAGGTGACGATCAACGCCGCGTACCGGCAGGCCGACTGGGCGACCACGGCGGACGGAGCCGCGCACGTGGCGGCGGGAGTGGCGCGCGTGGGCGGGCGCCTGGTGCACGTGTCCAGCGACGTGGTGTTCTCGGGGGGCGAGCACCGGTACGACGAGACGTCCCCGCCCGACCCCATCACCCCCTACGGCGCGGCCAAGGCGGCGGCGGAGACGGCCGTACGGGCCTTGCTGCCCGGTGCCGCGATCGCCAGGACGTCCCTCATCCTCGGCCACGGCCGGTCGGGGCACGAGGCGCTGGTCCGGTCGCTGGCGGCGGGGGTGGGTGAGGGGGTGCTGTTCACCGATGACGTGCGGTGCCCCGTTCACGTCGGTGATCTGGGGGCGGCGCTGGTGGAGGTGGCGGAGCGGGGGCTGGCGGGCGTGCTGCACGTGGCGGGGGCCGACGCGGTGAGCCGGTACGAGCTGGGTGTGCTCGTCGCCCGCAGGGACGGCCTCGACGCGGCTCGCCTCCGCACGGGGCGCCGGGCCGACGCCGGGGTGCCCGGGCCGCTGGAGGTGCGGCTGGACTGCTCGGCCACCCAGCGGCGGCTGGCGACCCGGCTGCGTGGTGCCCGCGAGTTCCTGGCTACGTCCGACGCCTCATGA
- a CDS encoding FHA domain-containing protein — MTGQGFGVVRPLPGTGLVAYEGGLLLVCDSAESAADALIEALRETAASGGDGRALARRAAQVLAANMAADPATCAVAGPVGGGVAVLVSGSASAVIATSGGETRLAGSDSLTWADRLVNGPVERVELSLPGAGSPHPAVRFEGGIVHGGGLVGDFTGEFTGRPAAPAQPRMLTSELPATGFHLEADLIQQPQQQQQQQQPVERPPYPMPDQPPIAPGPPSGPQPAPMEPPAYHTPQEPAPYLPPQEPAYQPLQEPAYQAQEQPPPLQEQQQFPSYDEPPASGNGVGDQQVPQHLGPPDHYDQPAPPVLGPPDPYDHPGPPPQEQQQGEHGDRPLVYGVDCKNDHFNDPRVPYCAVCGIALVQRTLVPYKGPRPSLGVLILDDGTALPLESDYLLGRDPERAPEVAGGTARPAKVTSPDGSVSRRHLRVALDGWDVNLVDLGSVNGTQIQPPGDPNFYDIPPNEPVTIAPGTTVRVGVSRTLRFEAHRG; from the coding sequence ATGACCGGCCAGGGCTTCGGAGTGGTGCGTCCGCTTCCCGGCACCGGGCTTGTCGCCTACGAGGGCGGGTTGCTGCTGGTGTGCGACTCGGCCGAGTCGGCGGCCGACGCCCTGATCGAGGCGCTGCGCGAGACCGCCGCCTCCGGTGGCGACGGCCGGGCGCTGGCCCGCCGCGCCGCACAGGTGCTCGCGGCCAACATGGCGGCCGACCCCGCCACCTGCGCGGTCGCCGGCCCCGTCGGCGGCGGCGTCGCCGTCCTCGTCAGCGGCTCCGCCTCCGCCGTCATCGCCACCTCGGGCGGGGAGACCCGGCTGGCCGGCAGCGACTCCCTCACCTGGGCAGACCGCCTCGTCAACGGCCCCGTCGAGCGCGTCGAGCTCAGCCTTCCCGGCGCAGGCAGCCCGCACCCCGCCGTCCGCTTCGAGGGCGGCATCGTGCACGGCGGCGGCCTCGTCGGCGACTTCACCGGCGAGTTCACCGGCCGGCCCGCGGCCCCCGCCCAGCCCCGCATGCTGACCAGCGAGCTGCCCGCCACCGGCTTCCACCTGGAGGCCGACCTCATCCAGCAGCCCCAGCAGCAGCAACAGCAGCAGCAGCCCGTCGAGCGCCCGCCGTACCCGATGCCCGACCAGCCGCCCATCGCGCCCGGCCCGCCCTCCGGCCCCCAGCCCGCGCCGATGGAGCCGCCCGCCTACCACACCCCGCAGGAGCCGGCCCCCTACCTGCCGCCGCAGGAGCCCGCCTACCAGCCCCTGCAGGAGCCCGCCTACCAGGCGCAGGAGCAGCCGCCGCCCCTGCAGGAGCAGCAGCAGTTCCCCTCCTACGACGAGCCCCCCGCCTCCGGCAACGGCGTCGGCGACCAGCAGGTCCCGCAGCACCTCGGCCCGCCCGACCACTACGACCAGCCCGCCCCGCCCGTGCTCGGCCCGCCCGACCCGTACGACCACCCGGGCCCGCCCCCGCAGGAGCAGCAGCAGGGCGAGCACGGCGACCGGCCGCTCGTCTACGGCGTCGACTGCAAGAACGACCACTTCAACGACCCCCGCGTGCCCTACTGCGCCGTCTGCGGCATCGCCCTGGTGCAGCGCACCCTCGTCCCCTACAAGGGCCCGCGCCCCTCGCTCGGCGTCCTCATCCTCGACGACGGCACCGCGCTGCCCCTGGAGAGCGACTACCTCCTGGGCCGCGACCCGGAGCGCGCACCCGAGGTCGCCGGCGGCACCGCCAGGCCCGCCAAGGTCACCAGCCCGGACGGCTCGGTCTCGCGCCGCCACCTGCGGGTGGCGCTCGACGGGTGGGACGTCAACCTGGTGGATCTGGGCTCTGTCAACGGCACCCAGATCCAGCCGCCGGGGGATCCGAACTTCTACGACATCCCGCCGAACGAGCCTGTCACCATCGCGCCGGGGACCACGGTGCGGGTGGGGGTGTCACGGACATTGCGCTTCGAGGCGCATCGGGGGTAG
- a CDS encoding site-2 protease family protein, protein MSEQSPRQGSSGIRMGKPFGIPVYVSWTWFLVAAFITVMFGPQMRQMLPQLDDFAAYGVAFVFAVLLYVSVLLHELAHSVLAKAYGLPVRRITLYLLGGVSEIEKEPPTPGKEFMVAAAGPALSLGLAGIGLVADVYLINNGGILEVLTWQLWFANLIVGVFNLLPGLPLDGGRMLRAGVWKLTRSPGSGTVVAAWGGRVLAVLLVVFPVASALSAGRELDLTNLVWPLVLASFIWMGASQSLRLAKIRARIPQVNARTLARRAIPVAGETPLSEALRQATERHAGALVVVDHEGRPVAIVSEAAVQATPEHRRPWVNVSSLAKSLEARMILSAALEGEPLIEAMREAPGSEYLLVEDGGEIYGVLSTADVNRVFTGV, encoded by the coding sequence GTGAGCGAGCAGAGCCCGCGGCAGGGGTCCTCCGGCATCCGGATGGGGAAGCCGTTCGGCATTCCGGTGTACGTGTCGTGGACATGGTTCCTGGTGGCCGCCTTCATCACCGTGATGTTCGGGCCGCAGATGCGGCAGATGCTGCCCCAGCTCGACGACTTCGCCGCCTACGGGGTGGCGTTCGTGTTCGCGGTGCTGCTGTACGTCTCGGTGCTGCTGCACGAGCTGGCCCACAGCGTGCTGGCCAAGGCGTACGGCCTGCCGGTCCGCAGGATCACCCTCTACCTCCTCGGCGGGGTGTCGGAGATCGAGAAGGAGCCGCCCACGCCGGGCAAGGAGTTCATGGTCGCGGCGGCCGGCCCCGCGCTCTCGCTCGGCCTGGCCGGGATCGGCCTCGTCGCCGACGTCTACCTGATCAACAACGGCGGCATCCTCGAGGTGCTCACCTGGCAGCTGTGGTTCGCCAACCTCATCGTCGGCGTCTTCAACCTGCTGCCGGGGCTGCCGCTCGACGGCGGCAGGATGTTGCGCGCCGGCGTGTGGAAGCTCACCCGCAGCCCCGGCTCCGGCACCGTCGTGGCGGCCTGGGGCGGGCGGGTGCTGGCCGTGCTGCTGGTGGTGTTCCCGGTCGCGAGCGCGCTGTCGGCCGGGCGGGAGCTGGACCTGACCAACCTGGTGTGGCCGCTGGTGCTGGCCTCGTTCATCTGGATGGGCGCCAGCCAGTCGCTGCGCCTGGCCAAGATCAGGGCCAGGATCCCGCAGGTCAACGCGCGCACCCTGGCGCGCAGGGCGATCCCGGTGGCCGGCGAGACGCCGCTGTCGGAGGCGCTGCGGCAGGCCACCGAACGCCACGCGGGCGCCCTCGTCGTCGTCGACCACGAGGGCAGGCCCGTGGCCATCGTCAGCGAGGCCGCCGTGCAGGCCACTCCGGAGCACCGCCGCCCATGGGTGAACGTCTCCTCGCTGGCCAAGAGCCTGGAGGCGCGCATGATACTGTCCGCCGCCCTGGAGGGGGAGCCGCTCATCGAGGCCATGCGCGAGGCGCCCGGCAGCGAGTACCTGCTGGTGGAGGACGGTGGCGAGATCTACGGCGTGCTCTCGACCGCCGATGTGAACCGCGTTTTCACCGGCGTCTGA
- a CDS encoding RecB family exonuclease has product MTLTEPVIIGALSPSRAGDFMTCPLLYRFRVIDQLPEKPSQAAVRGTVVHAVLERLYDLPAPRRSVEAALELLGPQWERLLADDPQYAQMFADEAEQAQWLGQAQEMLRRYFTLEDPTRLEPAERELYVEAVLDGGLMLRGYVDRLDVAPTGEVRVVDYKTGSAPGPDFEAKALFQMKFYALVLWRLRGSVPRLLQLVYLGGQGEVLRYAPDEADLLATERKVMALWAAIERSLETGEWRARRSRLCDWCDHQALCPEFGGTPPPVPDRQPGDTTRSSRRAATDEL; this is encoded by the coding sequence ATGACATTGACCGAGCCGGTGATCATCGGAGCTCTCTCCCCGTCCCGGGCGGGCGATTTCATGACGTGTCCGCTGCTCTACCGCTTCCGGGTGATCGACCAGCTTCCGGAGAAACCGTCGCAGGCGGCGGTGCGCGGCACGGTGGTCCACGCGGTCCTGGAGCGCCTGTACGACCTGCCGGCGCCGCGCCGCTCGGTGGAGGCGGCGCTGGAGCTGCTGGGCCCGCAATGGGAGCGGCTGCTGGCCGACGATCCGCAGTACGCGCAGATGTTCGCCGACGAGGCCGAGCAGGCGCAGTGGCTCGGGCAGGCGCAGGAGATGCTGCGGCGCTACTTCACGCTGGAGGACCCGACGCGGCTGGAGCCGGCCGAGCGGGAGCTGTACGTGGAGGCGGTCCTCGACGGGGGGCTGATGCTGCGGGGGTACGTCGACCGGCTCGACGTGGCGCCGACCGGCGAGGTCCGGGTGGTCGACTACAAGACGGGCAGCGCGCCCGGGCCCGACTTCGAGGCCAAGGCGTTGTTCCAGATGAAGTTCTACGCGCTGGTGCTGTGGCGGCTGCGTGGCAGCGTGCCTCGGCTGCTGCAGCTCGTCTACCTGGGCGGGCAGGGCGAGGTGCTGCGGTACGCGCCCGACGAGGCCGACCTGCTGGCCACCGAGCGCAAGGTGATGGCGTTGTGGGCGGCGATCGAGCGGTCGCTGGAGACGGGCGAGTGGCGGGCGCGCCGCAGCCGCCTGTGCGACTGGTGCGACCACCAGGCGCTGTGCCCGGAGTTCGGCGGCACGCCGCCGCCGGTGCCCGACCGCCAGCCGGGCGACACGACCCGCAGCAGCCGCCGCGCGGCCACCGACGAGCTGTAG
- a CDS encoding sensor histidine kinase, whose protein sequence is MRIDRSRLHDTVLAGVVAAASVALYALYGPDRLQAEGIPVEGMRQPDVLGALLLVAASVPVAVRRRWPLSALCAGLVPETLLNALGYGTGMSSLAGIVLLYSVASYRGLAVALAGLVLSLVTYLTGAVSSPVRAGSASEYVVTALVLVAVWGAGRSLRLRRAYLEELKDRAARLERAHAADTRAARAEERSRIARELHDVVAHHVSVMTVQAAAARRVLASDPELAREALSAIENTGRLAMTEMRNIVGVLRTDTRADARAELGPQPGVRDLPALVEQMREAGLPTRLRLEGEPVALPAGVDLAAYRLVQEGLTNSLRHAGAGAEAVVTVRYEPYELDVRVEDDGKGPDREQGRPPGHGLVGIRERVALYGGILNIGPLPGGGFEVRARLPLKDGQ, encoded by the coding sequence GTGCGCATAGATCGGAGCAGGCTGCACGACACGGTGCTCGCCGGTGTGGTGGCAGCGGCCTCCGTGGCGCTGTACGCGCTCTACGGGCCCGATCGGCTGCAGGCCGAGGGGATCCCGGTCGAGGGCATGCGGCAGCCCGACGTGCTCGGCGCGCTGCTGCTGGTGGCGGCGTCGGTGCCGGTGGCGGTGCGCCGCCGGTGGCCGCTGTCGGCGCTGTGCGCGGGGCTGGTGCCGGAGACGCTGCTCAACGCGCTGGGCTACGGCACGGGCATGTCGAGCCTGGCCGGCATCGTGCTGCTGTACTCGGTGGCGTCCTACCGGGGGCTGGCGGTCGCGCTGGCCGGGCTGGTGCTGTCGCTGGTGACGTACCTGACGGGGGCCGTGTCGAGCCCGGTCAGGGCGGGGAGCGCGAGCGAGTACGTCGTCACGGCGCTGGTGCTGGTGGCGGTGTGGGGCGCGGGCCGCAGCCTGCGGTTGCGGCGGGCGTACCTGGAGGAGCTGAAGGACCGGGCGGCGCGGCTGGAGCGGGCGCACGCGGCCGACACGCGGGCGGCGCGGGCCGAGGAGCGGTCGCGGATCGCGCGCGAGCTGCACGACGTGGTGGCGCATCACGTCAGCGTGATGACGGTGCAGGCGGCGGCGGCGCGGCGGGTGCTGGCCTCCGATCCGGAGCTGGCGCGGGAGGCGCTGTCGGCGATCGAGAACACGGGGCGGCTGGCGATGACGGAGATGCGCAACATCGTCGGCGTGCTGCGCACCGACACCAGGGCCGACGCGCGGGCCGAGCTGGGCCCGCAGCCGGGGGTGCGGGACCTGCCCGCGCTGGTGGAGCAGATGCGGGAGGCGGGGCTGCCGACGCGGCTGCGGCTGGAGGGCGAGCCGGTGGCGCTGCCCGCCGGGGTGGACCTGGCCGCCTACCGGCTGGTCCAGGAGGGGCTGACCAACAGCCTGCGGCACGCGGGCGCGGGGGCGGAGGCGGTGGTGACGGTCCGGTACGAGCCGTACGAGCTGGACGTGCGCGTGGAGGACGACGGGAAGGGGCCGGACCGGGAGCAGGGCCGGCCGCCGGGTCACGGGCTCGTGGGCATTCGCGAGCGGGTGGCCCTCTATGGTGGAATCCTGAACATCGGTCCGCTGCCGGGGGGCGGCTTCGAGGTGCGGGCGAGGCTCCCGTTGAAGGACGGCCAATGA
- a CDS encoding response regulator: MTIRVLLVDDQPLLRTGFRLILEAEPDITVVGQAGDGKDAQEQTRALLPDVVLMDIRMPGVDGIEATRRIVREAAPSAHVPKVLVLTTFDLDEYIVEALRSGASGFLLKDVPPDELVQAIRVVAAGDAIVAPSVTRRLLDRFAARLPSAYEQAAPARLDRLTERELEVLRLIAKGMSNAEIAAKLVVSETTVKTHVGNVLTKLGLRDRVQAVVLAYETGLITPGAIS, translated from the coding sequence ATGACGATCAGAGTGCTGCTGGTGGACGACCAGCCGCTGCTGCGTACCGGTTTCCGGCTGATCCTGGAGGCCGAGCCCGACATCACGGTGGTGGGGCAGGCGGGCGACGGCAAGGACGCGCAGGAGCAGACCAGGGCGCTGCTGCCCGACGTGGTGCTGATGGACATCCGGATGCCCGGGGTCGACGGCATCGAGGCCACGCGCCGCATCGTGCGGGAGGCGGCGCCGTCGGCGCACGTGCCGAAGGTGCTGGTGCTGACGACGTTCGACCTCGACGAGTACATCGTGGAGGCGCTGCGCTCGGGGGCGTCGGGGTTCCTGCTGAAGGACGTGCCGCCGGATGAGCTGGTGCAGGCGATCCGGGTGGTGGCGGCGGGCGACGCGATCGTGGCGCCGAGCGTGACGCGGCGGCTGCTCGACCGGTTCGCGGCGCGGCTGCCGTCGGCCTACGAGCAGGCGGCGCCGGCCCGGCTCGACCGGCTGACCGAGCGGGAGCTGGAGGTGCTGCGGCTCATCGCCAAGGGCATGTCCAACGCGGAGATCGCGGCCAAGCTCGTGGTGAGCGAGACGACGGTGAAGACGCACGTCGGCAACGTGCTGACCAAGCTGGGGCTGCGGGATCGGGTGCAGGCCGTGGTGCTGGCGTACGAGACGGGGCTGATCACACCCGGCGCCATCTCCTGA